The following coding sequences lie in one Halomonas sp. 'Soap Lake #6' genomic window:
- a CDS encoding response regulator, protein MSLQDTTEQTSIHNASLLIVEDEPKIARLMADYLASHNFDTTIVSNGDEVVPWLTQHTPSLVLLDVMLPGKDGLTLCREIRQQWPTLPIIMVTAKVEEVDRLLGLELGADDYICKPFSPREVVARVKAVLRRSHAVNETTELSINSRQAPVTLDEEGWQALANGHDLGLTAVEFQLLRVMMQSPGRIFSREQLMDHMYRDNRIVSERTVDSHIKKLRKKIHEALPELEIIRSVYGVGYKYQPEG, encoded by the coding sequence ATGTCCTTACAAGACACGACTGAGCAAACCTCGATCCACAATGCCTCGCTACTCATTGTCGAGGATGAACCCAAAATTGCCCGTTTGATGGCCGACTACCTGGCTAGCCACAACTTCGATACGACAATTGTTAGTAACGGTGACGAGGTCGTTCCCTGGTTAACGCAACACACCCCCTCCCTAGTGCTGTTAGACGTTATGCTGCCGGGTAAAGATGGCTTAACACTCTGCCGGGAGATTCGCCAACAGTGGCCAACGCTGCCGATCATTATGGTCACTGCCAAGGTAGAAGAGGTAGACCGGCTGCTGGGGTTAGAACTAGGCGCGGATGACTATATTTGCAAGCCGTTTAGCCCCCGCGAGGTCGTCGCCCGTGTAAAAGCCGTGCTACGCCGTAGCCATGCCGTTAATGAAACGACTGAACTCTCTATAAACAGTCGCCAAGCCCCCGTTACACTGGATGAAGAGGGTTGGCAGGCGTTAGCCAACGGCCACGACTTAGGCCTGACGGCGGTTGAGTTTCAGCTACTGCGGGTAATGATGCAATCGCCGGGGCGTATCTTCAGCCGCGAGCAACTTATGGATCATATGTACCGAGATAACCGCATTGTATCGGAGCGCACCGTGGACAGCCACATTAAAAAACTACGCAAAAAAATCCACGAAGCACTCCCTGAGCTGGAAATTATTCGCTCGGTATATGGCGTCGGCTATAAGTATCAGCCAGAGGGCTGA
- a CDS encoding alpha/beta hydrolase family protein, with protein MKIRLGLLLLLMCMASQVAAQSAVGFDQTILYADSDRLLKTSIWYPSQTIFPKERVADNPALLGTDVIRIGTPATGTYPLVVLSHGYRGNWRNQNWLATQLAQDGFIVASLDHPGTTSFDNSPLAAAQWWQRPHDLSRLLDWLLTESYLLPYIDTDDISAIGHSLGGWTVMLLAGAQFDRDQLTAECVSKANPRVCGLMAELGLDKPQAGEPTGSLRDHRIKRVASLDVGLARSLSHQSLQALTTPTLILAAGVDIGDLPQAEESGFLAQYIPASKQSYIVYPDAAHFSFMQLCKPGAIELIEEEVPGDGIVCQDGNGRSREALHQAIYQDILAFIDTH; from the coding sequence ATGAAAATACGGCTGGGTTTGTTGTTATTATTGATGTGTATGGCGAGCCAGGTCGCCGCACAGTCGGCGGTGGGCTTTGACCAAACTATCTTATACGCAGACAGTGACCGCCTGTTAAAGACCAGTATTTGGTACCCTTCCCAAACGATTTTTCCAAAGGAAAGGGTGGCTGATAACCCGGCGTTGCTAGGCACCGATGTCATACGGATAGGCACCCCAGCTACGGGAACCTACCCGTTGGTGGTGCTTTCACATGGTTATCGTGGCAACTGGCGCAATCAAAACTGGTTGGCCACCCAGCTGGCCCAAGATGGTTTTATCGTTGCGTCGCTTGACCACCCTGGCACCACCAGTTTTGATAACTCCCCACTAGCCGCCGCTCAATGGTGGCAACGACCTCACGACCTGTCTCGCTTGTTGGACTGGTTATTAACAGAATCATACTTGCTACCGTATATCGATACGGATGACATTTCAGCCATTGGCCACTCGCTGGGTGGTTGGACGGTAATGCTATTAGCTGGCGCGCAGTTTGATCGTGACCAGCTAACGGCAGAATGTGTAAGCAAGGCGAACCCGCGTGTTTGTGGTCTTATGGCAGAGCTGGGTTTAGACAAACCACAAGCAGGCGAGCCCACAGGAAGCCTTAGAGATCACCGAATCAAGCGCGTTGCCTCGTTGGATGTGGGGCTGGCACGCAGCTTATCGCATCAGAGCTTGCAAGCGCTCACCACGCCTACCCTTATTCTCGCTGCAGGCGTGGATATTGGTGACTTACCCCAAGCGGAAGAGTCAGGGTTTCTGGCGCAATACATTCCTGCCAGTAAGCAAAGCTACATTGTTTATCCGGATGCGGCGCACTTCAGCTTTATGCAGCTTTGCAAACCTGGAGCAATTGAGCTAATCGAAGAGGAAGTACCAGGTGATGGCATCGTCTGTCAGGACGGCAATGGGCGCTCACGGGAAGCTCTTCATCAAGCTATCTACCAAGATATTCTGGCGTTTATTGATACCCATTAG